The region CCTGGCCCTGGACCTGGCCCGGACCTGGACTCATCCCGAGCCTAACCATACAGGCTTCGTAGGACAATTCTCATTCATTCCACTGCCGGATGTGCAATAGAATGGAATGGGGAAGCGTGTGAAGATCAAGCTTTTCCCGGAAAGGATGAAATGCAATGCAGCGAAAAATCAATCTGCTCCTGCTGCTGTTCAGTCTGCTCGGCGCGGGTGTAGCGTTTGTGCTCGGTGAGCTGCTGCTGGACCGCAGGCCGTATGATTTACCTCAGATGGTGCTGGTCGGCATTTATTTTGCCATCGTGGCCTTATGTGTTGGAATAGGCGCTTTGGTCGCAGAGACCATCTCGCCGAGGCTGAACGGACAGTCCTGGAAGCTGCGTTACCTGGGCACCTCGTGGAAAATGTTCCCGCTCATGGTCGTGCTGCTGCTCGGCGTGGGTACGCTGACCGAGTTCGTGTACGAGCTGAACTTCGGCGGCAGCAAGCCGGTGAAGAATGTCGTCATGGTGATCGATGATTCCGGCAGCATGTCGCAGAGCGATCCGTCAGACAGGCGCTACGCGGCGGCCAAGAATCTGGTGCAGCAGCTCAAAAAAGACAACAAAGTCGCCGTAGTCACCTTCAGCAATGAAGCTTCCGTGGTCCAGCCGTTGCTCCCGCTCTCCAAAGAGGCGAACCGCGAGAAGGTGATGGAGGTCATCAGCAGCCTGAAGACCACCGAAGGCGGAACGAATATCAGCGGCGCACTGGCTGAAGCAATGAAGGTGATTCATGAAGACGGCGCAGACCGCGGGGCGATGGTTATTCTTTTATCCGACGGCGTCAGCCAGTTCAATACCTCTACGGAGCTGACAGACTATGTGGCGCGTGGGATAAAAGTGAATACAATCGGGCTGGCCCTGGATGATCCGTCCGGCGCAAATCTGCTTCAGAGTATCGCCAGCGGTACCGGCGGACAGTATTATGATGTGGCCGATGCGAACCGGCTTGGCGACGTATTCCAGCAGATTTATGACCGTCTGGGGGACCGGACACTGCTGACCGAACGCAGCGACCAGACCGCAGACAGCCCTTATTATGCTGTGGTGCGTGTGCTGGCCTTGATGCTGCTCGGCACGGCGCTGGGTCTGGGCCTTGGCATTGTGTTCGATAACCGCCATCTGGCCCGGAGCTTCAGTATCGGGGGCGCGGTATCGGGACTTGTGGCAGGGCTGATTCTGGAATCCGGCTTGAACGGCGACACGCTCTGGGACCCTATGACCCGGCTGCTGGCGCTGCTCGTTCTGGCGGCTATTCTCACCTTGTTCACATATATCGTGCCTGTAGGGGAAGGGCGCTTGTCGCGCCGGGGAAGAGCTGCAGGGGCTGCTAATGCGCCTGTGGATAGCATTCATTCACCCCGCCGTAACCGCGGCAGTAAAGGGTTCTAAAGCCAGATGCAGGGAAAGGGGCAGGTTGCCATGAAGTACGCCGAGGCAGACGCTGGAGCACCGGTGATTACCGAAGTTGTATCCAGAGTGGAGGACCGGTTCTGTACGCTGCGCTGGCGCTGGCCGGACGGTGTACAGGCGGTATATATTCATAAGGCCTCTGCGGAGGCGCCGGACGGTCATGAGCATCCGCCTCCGGGCATGAAGCTCTACACGCGTGAAGAATACAAAGCGAATAACGGATACCGGGACCGGCTGGACGAGATCGGGATGGTGGCTTACACCATTTACGTGCGGCTCAGTGAGAATGGGGAGACGTTACTGGTCCGCCAGCAGGATGGCGGTAACCGGGCGCTCGTCAGTGCGGGCAAAGCGAGGATCTACTACGCGGTCCAGCACAAAAAAGGGTTGTTCAGCAAGCTGAAAACCGTGCAGATGACGATTACTGCCGAGGTGCCGGTGCCGAAGGAAGTGCTCTGCTACGTCAAAAAGCGGGATGCGCATCCATCCTCCAAGGAGGACGGTGCAAGATTCCCGTTCGTCCAGGACTTCGCTCCCGGGCGCAACCAGCTCCCGCCGATTGAGGTCGGCAAGGACGACTTCATCCGTATTTTTTTCACCGATGGGCCGAAATACGGGACGTATTATGAGCTGGTTCCCGAGTGAGCGGGAGCAGCATACCGGGTGCTGACACAACCCTGAGGAGGATGAGAAATGTCTTTTTTTAGCCGTTTCATGAAGAAGAATCAGCCCGCAGCGAGGCCGCTGTATTACGATATTGTCTGCCCGTTCTGCTTCACGCGCTTTGAGCCGGAGGAAGTGGTGTTCCGGGCCATGCACAGCCGTGAGGATGATGAGAATTATGCGCTCGGTGAGGATGATCTGCTGAATAAATACCGGGAGCGCTTCGGCCTCGATACGGTGGATGATATGGAAGCAGTTCTGCAGCCGGCGGATATCCCGGAGGAGTATCATCATTATACAGACAACGTCCTGACCGGGCTCACCGACCGTTATGGAGTGATGACCCGCAGACGGCTCTGTCCGTCCTGCCATAACGAACTGCCTGTAACAGCAGGCAAGGTGCCTAGCAATATTATCTCGATTATCGGAGCTTCCCAGGTCGGGAAGTCTGTCTATATGACCTCGCTGATCCATACGCTACAGCATACAACGGCAGGGCATTTCGACGCAGCCTGTATGCCGCTGAATGCCGAGATCAGCCGCAAATTCCGTACCCTGTATGAGGAGCCGCTGTTCGAGCGCGGGGATCTGCTGGCGTCCACCCAGAAGGAGAAGATGCAGGAGCCGTTTATTTTCCAGTTTGTGTTCAAGGATGAGTCCAAGCCCCCGCTGACGCTGGTGTTCTTCGATGTCGCCGGTGAAGGAATGGTCGATCAGGATTACTTAGGCCTGCACGGCCAGCATATCAAGAACTCGGCAGGGATTCTGTTCATGGTCGATCCGCTGCAGATCCGTTCGGTCCGGGAGAAGATCCGCATTAACTTCGGCGACCGCCCGGGAGAGTGGGTATCGCAGTATGATGAGCCGCGTGATGTGGTGCTGACCATGTTCGGTGATTTCATCGCCTATCAGGAGAAGAGCAAGACCGAGATTCCGACCGCAGTCGTCCTGGCCAAAAGCGATATGCTCCACTCCCTCAAGGATGAGGATGGCGACTACATCAAGTCGAACAGCAATGTGTTCAACAACTACGTGCACCGCAAAACGCTGAATATGGACGAGTTCCACAACATCGACGGTGAGATCCGGCGCTTCATTGAGAAGGTGGACCGTCCGTTCAAGGATACGATGGATGTGTATTTTGCCAATACGGGGTATTTCGCCGTGTCTGCGCTGGGCAGCAATCCGGTCAATCAGAAGGTGGAGGGTGTGGTCAGTCCGATCCGGGTCGATGAGCCGTTCATCTGGCTGCTGCACAAGCTGAATTATATTGAGGGGAGCGACGGGCCGTGAACAGATTGTCAGGGTCCATGATCACCCAGCAGATGTATACCCGCGAGCGCCGCGGCGTGTACCGGTCTACAGAGGGCTTCGATACGGTAGCGAAATCGGAGAGTCTCGATAATAATTTTGTCAAAAAAATCCTGCACCCCTTCTGCCTATACGATGCCCCGGCTGAGCTTACGGCGCGCGGCGAGAAGGATGAGGAGCTATATCCGGCTGCGCTGCACCTGTTCCATACGGAGAGCAACGAGACTGTGATCGGAGAGAGCCGTTATCTGGCGGCGGATTTTACGGGGCAGCGGAGCGCTTTTTTTGCCCATAATTTCGTGGTGCCGCCTATCCGCTCCGAAGAGATTGTCGAGGGGTATGGAAGCTGGCTGCACGCGGGGTTTGCCCGGAGCTATGAGGGGGAGCCTGGCGGGACCCTGCCTGAGCTGGAGTCGATTCCCGTGGCAACCCGAGAGCTGGACGTGCCGTCAGATCCGCGCAGCGTGCTGTCCGGTCTAGGATTCACAGAAGAGCTGTTCAAAGCCCTGCTGCAGGCGGTAATGTTGTCCGTAGCCGGGAAGAAGAAAATCTATGTAACGCTGGATGTTCCCATCAGTGAGCTGTCGCAGCGTGCGGTCCGGCTGACCGAGGTACTCTTCGCTGCGCTGCCATATGACTTCCGCCGCAGGCTGGGAGTGATCACGTATGCCAAGGAACCGCAGAGCCGCAAATATATTCATCTGACCTTCGTGGAAAAGGGCTCTCTGCGTCCGGGCGACCGCAATATCGAGAAGGATTATATCTTCGATCTGGCAGGAGCAAGGTTCCTGAATACCGACTTCGGCGAGTCGCGGCAAATCTATGCCGATCTGGCCTGGAAGACGCTGGTGGAGAAGGGCGGAAGCCTCCGTGATTTCGCTAAGTTTTCCGACAGCCTGCTGCTCGGAGAGAGTACGGACCGTAAGCTGTCGCTGGCGCTCTACAATGAGCTGGCGGTTTTTTATGAAATCGAGCAAGGGAACGAAGCTTTATATACAGACAACAAGAACGCTATACTCGGCGGCCTGCTGTCCTATCTGAAGCCGGAGGGGAAGCTGGACTCGCGGGTGCGGCTGAATGATATGTTCCTGGAGCGGTTCGACCGCGAATATGATCTGATCCGCAAGAAGGGGATTCCGTCAGTGGAAATCCTGGAGCAGTTCAAGGCGTATTACGCGCTGCCGGGCCATAATTACCGGATGAAGATCGTCGATTACTTCATCAACGGGATGCTGAACTGCCAGTCCGGGGGCAGGGAGGATGTGCTGGCGGCGGCTTACGGAATTATTGAGAGCGATGCGGAGCTTAGTGAGGCGTTCTTCAAAAAAGTGCTGTCCCAATCTCTCTTCCGCAGAGCACTGTTCGAGCCGTATCTGGAATCCCGGCTGGCAGCTGCTGCCGGAACGGCGGATATCCTCCGCCTCGTGGGCCACTTCGGCCGGAGTCTTCCAGAGGTGCTTCAGCAGGCAGCGGTACGGGATACCTTCAAGGAATATCTGCTGGAGAAGCTGCAGCGGGAGCTTGAACCGGTAGCGGCGGTAACGGCTGTTCATGAAGCGGTCCAGCAGGCAGAGAAGCAGCGCCGCAGAGGCGGTGTATACCCGGAGGCCTTGTCCGTTATGGAGGAGCTGGGCACGGTTGCCGACCGCTTTTTGCTGAACCGGATCTCGCTGGACGAGCTGACAATGGAGCAGCTGCTGGAGATCTCGTTCCTGCGTTACCGGGATACGGCAGACTGGCAGCCGCCGCTCGATGCGATTGCGAAGCGCAAAGCGAATGCGCTGCGTGCAGCCTACCGCTGGTTCGGGGAGGAGTCGCCGGACGAGGAGATTTTTGCCGGACTGACGCCGCGTGAGCTGGACGATGTACAGCTGCTCGGCGCGCGGTGGCTGAAGGAAGCGCGGAGTCTTGAGCCATTCGACCGGCTGCCGCTGGCCTTCTATCACAGCAGTGAACGTGAAGGCGGACCGCTGGATTATGATGCGCTGCTGGATCTGGTAGTCCGCAAAGCGGGCAATGACAAGGAGACAGTGTACCGGTTCCTGGACTGGTCGCAGCATAGCTGGCTGTTCGCAAGCTCAGGCAAGAAGCTATGGCCGAATTACAAGCGGGCCGTGCTGAGGTATTTCCTGAAGAGCGACCGCGAGGCGTTCAAGAACCGGGAATTCCGCAAAACCCATCTCGACACAGCAACGCCTGCTATGCAGACTGTCTACAATGAAGCCCGCGCCCAGCTGGCTTCGCCGCTGGCGCGGTGGGTCAGCCGCAGCCGATTTCAAATCCTGATCTCAGGGAGCATCCTCGGGATCATTCTGATTGCGGCGGTTATCCTGCTGAGCCAGCTAGGGGGACGCGGCAAGGATACAGCTGCGCCGGTGGCCAGCCCCAGCCCGCTTCCGGCAGTGACCGGACAAGCCGCTGTAGCGGCTCCCGTCTCTGTCCGGCTTATCGGCGGCGGGAATAACGGCGGTGATACAGGGACTGGCGGAAACGCGGAGGGCGGAGCAGGAAGTGGAGAAGCGGGTAAGAAGAACGGCGTGAAGCTGTTGTTCAGCTTCACTGATGCTGCGGAATGCTCCGCCTTCAAGCCGGAGCGGATCGGTGTGGAGTCCGCCAGCGGCGTTACGGACTATGAGGTTAAGGCAACGGTTAGCAGTTGCCAGGTTGCAGCAGGAGCCGGAGCAGACGGCGGTGCTAAGGGTGAGGCAGGTGCCGGAGCGGACGGCGGTGCGAAGGGTGAGGCAGGAGCCGGAGCGGACGGCGGTGCCAAGGCTGAGGCAGGTGCCGGAGTGGACGGCGATGCGAAGGGTGAAGCAGGCGCCGGAGTGGACGGCGATGCGAAGGGTGAAGCAGGAGCCGGAGTGGACGGCGATGCGAGCGGTAAGGCAGGCGCCGGAGTAGACGGCGATGCGAAGGGTGAAGCAGGTGCCGGAGCGGACGGCGATGCGGACAGTGGAGCCGCCGCCTCTCCAGCGGCGGCGGGGAATCTTCCGTCACGCGTATACGAGGTGACGGTGGAGCTATCAGCAGGCGCGAAGCTGGCGGCGGGTGATATGATCACCGCCGGAAGATACTCGCTGAAGCTGGCGGCAGATCCGGGCAGCGCCCCGGAAGCTACAGCTACAGCCGCGCCTAGTGCGGAGCCATCCGCTTCCGCAAGCCCGGAAGCGGACACGGATGCGGAATAACACAGCGGCCATAAGCAGGCTGCGTAAGCTTTTAACTAACGCGATCGGGTAGTGCTCAGAGTAATTCAATCGACATATGTGAATTGTAGCCTATAAGTGCGCTGATGTCCGAAAGAAGCTTCTCAATTGCACTTCGTACACTAGAATCAGGCATAATGGAGTTAATATGGCGTTCTGTTGTATTTGGTGCAGTAGATTTTTGGGATTTGGCCCGGCTGAGGGGATTTGCCGGAATTGATGGTATGAAGTGCAACAGAATGCGTTATCAGCTGCTTTTATACTAATTCTGATGTACATAATACAATCGGCCTTCTGCCGGTGTCTCCATAGGTGCGCTAGTGTGTTGATTAGCAGTAGACCAACGTCTTGATTAGCAGCAGAAGAGTAACTTTTTATAGTCCTGAATAGTACGATGTGCCGGAGGAGCGGGCATGTGCTGTTCAGGATTTTTGTGCGGAATGGGCTGAGCTTTGGGGGAGCTGGAATAGATGTAGCTTGTCTATAGACATACAGGGGAATAGTCGATATGATGGTTTGAGAATATTAAAATTTAATAAGCTTGAGGAAAAGGTGCAGATTGCCTTAGAGACCGCGCGCTGTCGCTAGCAGATGCTGGCAGGGCTATGTCTAATAGAGGAATCTGCTTAAAAGGGAAGCCCGGTGCAAGTCCGGCGCGGTCCCGCCACTGTAAATACGGAGCAACTCCTGAAGAGCCACTGTCTGCTAAGCGGATGGGAAGGCGGGGGAAGCGGTGAAGTATGAGCCAGGAGACCTGCCTTTTTCGATGTTGTTTCTATTCTTCGGGGGTAAGAATGTGAAGCAGATGCTGATATTGGCGAGGGCTGTATGTGCTGTATAGTATGTAATGTGGGAGAGTAATCAACTCCCTCAGCCGCCCTGTGCGAAAGTTCTTCCCCGGCCGCCCTGCATAGGGCGGTCTTTAGGTTGCTGCTCTATCTGCGTAAGGAAGCAGGATTTATCCATTCTATTTCAGGAAAGAGGTTAGTTATGAAGAACCATTCTCTATCATTCAGGTTCACACGGTTGGGACTTGCTGTTATCATGCTGTTTGCACTGCTGGGAGCAGCCGTAGCCCCGGCAGGACAAGCTGCTGCTGCACAGGCAGGCGGAACTTCCGCACCGGCGGTATCCGCTCTGCCCGCAAGTGAGGCAGCCAGTGTGACCGCTGCGGTCTATGCTACTGCAGAATACATGCTGAAGAACGGAGTCCAGTCGGACTGGCAGGCGATTGGCCTTGCACAAGCAGGCTACAAGGTTCCAGCCAGCTATCTGAAGGCGCTTGAAGGTAAGCTGAGTGAGGCTAAGGGTGTTTTTGCCAGAGCTACGGACTATGCCCGCATCACACTTGCTGTTAAGGCACTGGGCGGCGACCCTGAGAAGGTGGCAGGCTATAACCTGATCGAGAAGCTCTACAATCACGAGGCAATTACCGGCCAGACGCTGAATAATCCGGTCTATGCACTGCTGGCTCTGGATTCCGGCAGTTATACAATCCCGGCAAATGCGAAATGGACACAGTCTAAGCTGCTGGCAGAGATTCTGGCGAAGCAAAACCCGGACGGCGGCTTCACCCTGACCACGGGTGCGAGTGATCCGGATATGACAGCGATGACGCTGAATGCACTGGCTGGACACAAGCAGGAAGCAGCCGTGAATACTGCTGGTCAGCGGGCGGCAGCCTGGCTGGCTAAGGCACAGGACAAGAACGGCGGATATGGCGACAGCAGCGAGAGTGTGGCTCAGGCCATTATCGGTCTGTCTGCCTTCGGCATTGATCCGGCGGGAGCAGAGTACACCAAAGGCCAGATCAATCTGGTCAGCAAGCTGCTGAGCTTCAGCGCAGAGGGTGGCGGATTCGTCCACACTGCGGGCGGCAGCTCCAATCCGCTCTCAACGGAGCAGGCTCTGGAGGCTTTGGTAGCGTACAAGCTGTTTGGTACAGGCGGCAAGCTCTTTGATTTTAGCGGCACACCAGTGAAGAATCCTCAGGTAAGTGTCTCGGTTACTGTGGAAGGTCCAAATGGAACCTTGGCTGAGGGCAGCGTGTACGCCGGAAATGTACTTAAGGCACTGGAAAAGACAGCCGCCGCTAAGCGCCTGGCCCTGGTCAATGAAGCAGGCAATTATGTGACGGGGATCGGCGGCGTGATTGCGGGTACTTTTGGCGGATATGATGGCTGGATGTATGTGGTTGCCCGCGGCGGAGCATGGATCTATCCAAGTGTAGGGATGGGCGATTTCGCGCTGGAGGAGAATGACCGCATAGTAGTCTATTATGGCGGGGACAACACGCAGGTGGTTGATGCCGTAACCGTGACTCCCGCACAGCCGCAGCCTGGACAAGAGCTGAAGGTGCAGGTAACCCAGAAGCAATGGGTATGGAATGAGGCGACCTTCACCTCTGATCCGGTAACTTCACCGGCAGCAGGCGTACAGGTAACCATCGGCGGTAAAACAGCAGTTACAGATGCTGCGGGCGTGGCTGTTGTGGTCGGAGGTCTGCCGGCGAATAAATATACCCTGACGGTTACGGGATATCTGAAGGATAAAACCCCAGCAGTTGTCCGTCATACGGTCCCGGTAACGGTGGCTTCTGCGGCGGCGGACCGTCCGGCTTTTGCCGATGTGAAGTCGATCTCGCCTTGGGCGCTGGAGTCGGTATACACGGCGTATGACCGCAAGCTGATGAATGGTGTGAGTGAGGGCAGTCTGCTGTTTGCACCGAAAAAGAATATTACTCGTGCTGAATTTGCAGCACTGCTGCTGCGCTTAACCGGGAACGAGCCGTCTGCGGCGTCTTCCGCTGGGGCCTTCAGTGATGTTAAGGCGGGTACATGGTATTATGGAACAGTGAACCGCGCGAAGGAGTTAGGTATTATCAGCGGCGTGAGCGCCACGACGTTCAAACCGGACGGGCTGGTTACACGCCAGGATATGGCTGTGATGATGGTTAGAGCTTTTAAGCTGGATGCAGCTGGAGCCGGAGCAGGCGCTGGTAAGTTCAGCGACGAAGATAAAATTAGTGACTATGCATTGTCCGCTGTCCGCACGGTAACGGGACTTGGATATATGAGCGGCACCGGCGGCGCATTTGAGCCTACTGCTGTGGTAACCCGTGAGATGGCTGCTGCTGTAGCGGTTAGATTGCCATAGTTGAGTAAGAGTAGGGGATGGTATAGTTTAGTTGAAAGTTCCATTCCGCTGCAGGATGGGTGCTGTACGCTGGGGCGGACAATAAGTGGATAAATGACATCTAATTTGGCAGGATTTGCTGCAAAGCGGGAGTTAGTTGGAAAAACAACACTTATTCACGCCCGAAGCTCCCGTATGATGGGTTGTGGGCAGAATTAGATGCCTGAAATCCAACTAATTTCTATACAGGTGCGTAACAAGAATAATTAAGTGTAGAAAATCTAACTAACGCCCCCGTGCCGATGAGTAGTTGAGGCGTATAGGGTTGTTGAAGCGTTGCAGGCCCATTAGACAGGCGATTTTGCTTGGAATTAGTTCGGATATGTCTTGAAAAGTAAGCATAAGGTGTATGAAGGAACGGGGAACAGGCTGACTGGCCCCCGTTCTTTTCCCTTTTTGTGGAGGTGTGCAGGTAATGTTCTATCTAGTCAAAAGAGGCCGGGGAAGGCTGGCTCCGCTGCTTCTCCTGCTGATGGTATTGCTGCTCTCCGGCTGCTCCTCTGCGCAGCCGGATCAGGCAGGCGGCGGCACGCAGCCGCCCGCCGGGACCCCGGCCGCGCAGACGCCGCGGCCTGGAGACGAAGCGGCTCCGCTGCCGGGAGCCGCTGAGGGCACTGCCGTACCATCCGCCCCTGCGGATGGTACGGCAGCTCCAGCGCAGGCGGGCAGGGGCGAGCCCGCCAAGACCCAGGCGCCGCCAAGCGCAGCGGCGGCGCAGCCCCCGGCGGGCAGGAGCGAGCCCGCCAAGACCCAGGCGCCGCCAAGCGCAGCGGCGGCGCAGCCACCGGCGGGCGCGAGCGAGCCCGCCAAGACCCAGGCGCCGCCAAACGCAGCGGCGGCGCAGCCCCC is a window of Paenibacillus sp. FSL H3-0469 DNA encoding:
- a CDS encoding beta-mannanase, whose amino-acid sequence is MKYAEADAGAPVITEVVSRVEDRFCTLRWRWPDGVQAVYIHKASAEAPDGHEHPPPGMKLYTREEYKANNGYRDRLDEIGMVAYTIYVRLSENGETLLVRQQDGGNRALVSAGKARIYYAVQHKKGLFSKLKTVQMTITAEVPVPKEVLCYVKKRDAHPSSKEDGARFPFVQDFAPGRNQLPPIEVGKDDFIRIFFTDGPKYGTYYELVPE
- a CDS encoding S-layer homology domain-containing protein; this encodes MKNHSLSFRFTRLGLAVIMLFALLGAAVAPAGQAAAAQAGGTSAPAVSALPASEAASVTAAVYATAEYMLKNGVQSDWQAIGLAQAGYKVPASYLKALEGKLSEAKGVFARATDYARITLAVKALGGDPEKVAGYNLIEKLYNHEAITGQTLNNPVYALLALDSGSYTIPANAKWTQSKLLAEILAKQNPDGGFTLTTGASDPDMTAMTLNALAGHKQEAAVNTAGQRAAAWLAKAQDKNGGYGDSSESVAQAIIGLSAFGIDPAGAEYTKGQINLVSKLLSFSAEGGGFVHTAGGSSNPLSTEQALEALVAYKLFGTGGKLFDFSGTPVKNPQVSVSVTVEGPNGTLAEGSVYAGNVLKALEKTAAAKRLALVNEAGNYVTGIGGVIAGTFGGYDGWMYVVARGGAWIYPSVGMGDFALEENDRIVVYYGGDNTQVVDAVTVTPAQPQPGQELKVQVTQKQWVWNEATFTSDPVTSPAAGVQVTIGGKTAVTDAAGVAVVVGGLPANKYTLTVTGYLKDKTPAVVRHTVPVTVASAAADRPAFADVKSISPWALESVYTAYDRKLMNGVSEGSLLFAPKKNITRAEFAALLLRLTGNEPSAASSAGAFSDVKAGTWYYGTVNRAKELGIISGVSATTFKPDGLVTRQDMAVMMVRAFKLDAAGAGAGAGKFSDEDKISDYALSAVRTVTGLGYMSGTGGAFEPTAVVTREMAAAVAVRLP
- a CDS encoding VWA domain-containing protein, which encodes MQRKINLLLLLFSLLGAGVAFVLGELLLDRRPYDLPQMVLVGIYFAIVALCVGIGALVAETISPRLNGQSWKLRYLGTSWKMFPLMVVLLLGVGTLTEFVYELNFGGSKPVKNVVMVIDDSGSMSQSDPSDRRYAAAKNLVQQLKKDNKVAVVTFSNEASVVQPLLPLSKEANREKVMEVISSLKTTEGGTNISGALAEAMKVIHEDGADRGAMVILLSDGVSQFNTSTELTDYVARGIKVNTIGLALDDPSGANLLQSIASGTGGQYYDVADANRLGDVFQQIYDRLGDRTLLTERSDQTADSPYYAVVRVLALMLLGTALGLGLGIVFDNRHLARSFSIGGAVSGLVAGLILESGLNGDTLWDPMTRLLALLVLAAILTLFTYIVPVGEGRLSRRGRAAGAANAPVDSIHSPRRNRGSKGF